The Holophagales bacterium genomic interval CATCGACCCAGCGCTCCTCGTCGAAATCGAGGCCGAAGCAGTCATTCCCGTCCCCGCCCCCGAGACCGACCAACGCCTGGCCTAACCCCGGCATGCAGCGGACTCGCTGCGCTCGCCGCTGATGCCAGACGTTAGGCGGGCGCCGGCCCATCCGCGTCGTGCTGTAATCCGCCGGCATTCGCCTCCCTCGCGGTTCCTTCTCCACGCTCCCTCACCACTCTCCGAACCACCGCGCCACGACCCCGTCTGGGAGAAACACCGATGAACACCTGGGCGTACGTCTTCATCACCTCGCGTCAGCCGAAGAAGTCCCTCCGACAGATACGCCAGATCCCCGGTGTCATTCACGCCGACGCACTCTTCGGTTCGCCTGACCTCATCGCAATCGTAGAGGGCACCGACATCGCATCCATGGACGCCGTCATCGACTCCATCGCAGAGGTCCCCGATCTCCTCAGTACCGACTCCAAGGTTGCCCGCTGGATCGACGGTGTCGGGCCTCCGATTCACACCTCCAGCGCCCGCCCGTAGGCCCACGAGTCTTACTTGGTGCCGGGGCGTTCTTGCTGAAGCACCGCGTCAGCCCCATCGCACGCTCACGCCACCAACCGCCCGCCTAACCCCGGCATGCAGCGGACTCGCTGCGCTCGCCGCTGATGCCAGACGTTAGGTCGC includes:
- a CDS encoding Lrp/AsnC ligand binding domain-containing protein; translated protein: MNTWAYVFITSRQPKKSLRQIRQIPGVIHADALFGSPDLIAIVEGTDIASMDAVIDSIAEVPDLLSTDSKVARWIDGVGPPIHTSSARP